The following are encoded in a window of Poecile atricapillus isolate bPoeAtr1 chromosome 3, bPoeAtr1.hap1, whole genome shotgun sequence genomic DNA:
- the GPR6 gene encoding G-protein coupled receptor 6 yields the protein MEAAAALNESGAAAPRLPAGGGNASLELSSRAPAPAALNPWDVMLCVSGTAIACENALVVAIICYSPALRTPMFVLVGSLATADLLAGLGLILNFVFQYVIRSETVSLLTVGFLVASFAASVSSLLAITVDRYLSLYNALTYYSERTVLCIHTMLAGAWGVSLCLGLLPVLGWNCLHDRTSCSVVRPLTKSNVTLLSASFFLIFLIMLHLYIEICKIVCRHAHQIALQQHFLTASHYVTTKKGVSTLAIILGTFGASWLPFAIYCVVGDPDYPSVYTYATLLPATYNSMINPIIYAYRNQEIQRSMWVLFCGCFQAKVSFRSRSPSDV from the coding sequence ATGGAGGCAGCGGCAGCCCTGAACGAGAGCGGAGCGgcggccccgaggctgccggcCGGCGGCGGCAACGCCTCGCTGGAGCTCTCGTCTCGGgcccccgcgcccgccgccctcAACCCCTGGGACGTGATGCTCTGCGTGTCCGGCACCGCCATCGCCTGCGAGAACGCCCTGGTGGTTGCCATCATCTGCTACTCGCCCGCCCTGCGCACCCCCATGTTCGTGCTGGTGGGCAGCCTGGCCACGGCTGACCTCCTGGCCGGCCTCGGCCTCATCCTCAACTTCGTTTTCCAGTACGTGATCCGCTCGGAGACGGTCAGCCTGCTGACGGTGGGCTTCCTCGTCGCCTCCTTCGCCGCCTCCGTGAGTAGCCTGCTGGCCATCACGGTCGATCGCTACCTCTCCCTCTACAATGCCCTCACCTACTACTCGGAGAGGACGGTGCTCTGCATTCACACCATGCTGGCGGGTGCCTGGGGGGTCTCCctctgcctggggctgctgcccgTCCTGGGCTGGAACTGCCTCCACGACCGCACCTCCTGCAGCGTCGTCAGACCCTTGACCAAGAGTAACGTGACGCTGCTGTCTgcctctttctttctcattttcctcatCATGCTCCATCTCTACATCGAGATCTGCAAGATCGTCTGCAGGCATGCCCACCAGATagctctccagcagcactttctgACTGCTTCGCACTATGTCACCACCAAAAAAGGAGTCTCTACCCTGGCTATCATCCTTGGGACTTTCGGAGCCAGCTGGCTGCCTTTTGCCATCTACTGTGTGGTGGGGGATCCTGACTACCCTTCTGTGTACACGTATGCCACGCTCCTACCTGCTACCTACAACTCCATGATCAACCCCATCATTTATGCCTACAGAAACCAGGAAATCCAGAGGTCCATGTGGGtgctcttctgtggctgctTTCAGGCTAAAGTGTCCTTTCGCTCACGGTCCCCCAGCGATGTCTGA